A window from Nitrospira sp. ND1 encodes these proteins:
- a CDS encoding HDOD domain-containing protein encodes MASAQELVQSCSNVFTLPEIYYRVRDVVDNPDSTMDDLAKVLKMDPAISARVLKIVNSPLYGVPKQVDTVTRAVNLLGMQAIRDLVTATTIGRSFSGMTVQIMDLSAYWRKSVLCALMAGKIAKSCGIDDSERFFIEGLLRDIGHLVLYQTIPERAQSALIEAGNLGSPLAEVEQSNFGCDFTEVGTELIHSWGMPSQIEQAIRHQLCPDEAGDYALHASIVHLAGVVADHNELHPSVAPKELSFHRAALQSTRFDVSEWPALLSEAQEQLQETVKLFSPVAMAA; translated from the coding sequence ATGGCATCGGCGCAAGAACTCGTCCAATCCTGCTCAAACGTTTTCACCCTCCCTGAGATCTACTATCGAGTTCGCGATGTCGTGGACAACCCGGACTCGACGATGGATGATTTGGCGAAGGTCCTCAAAATGGACCCGGCAATTTCCGCCCGCGTCCTGAAGATTGTGAACAGCCCGCTGTATGGGGTTCCCAAGCAGGTCGATACGGTGACCCGCGCGGTGAATTTGCTCGGGATGCAAGCGATCCGTGACCTGGTGACCGCGACGACCATCGGCCGCAGTTTCAGCGGCATGACGGTGCAGATCATGGATCTGTCTGCCTATTGGCGCAAGAGCGTGCTTTGCGCCCTGATGGCCGGCAAGATCGCCAAATCCTGCGGCATCGATGACAGTGAGCGGTTCTTTATCGAGGGGCTGCTGCGGGATATCGGGCACCTGGTGTTGTATCAGACCATTCCCGAGCGCGCTCAATCGGCGCTCATCGAAGCCGGCAACCTGGGCAGCCCGCTGGCGGAAGTCGAGCAATCCAACTTCGGGTGCGATTTTACGGAAGTGGGCACGGAACTGATTCATTCCTGGGGGATGCCGTCTCAAATCGAGCAGGCCATCAGACATCAGCTGTGTCCCGACGAGGCGGGCGACTATGCGCTCCATGCCTCGATCGTACATCTCGCCGGGGTCGTTGCAGACCACAATGAATTGCATCCCTCCGTTGCTCCGAAGGAGTTGTCGTTTCATCGGGCCGCATTGCAGTCCACCCGATTCGATGTCAGTGAGTGGCCGGCATTACTGAGCGAGGCGCAGGAGCAATTGCAGGAGACGGTGAAGTTGTTTAGTCCCGTGGCCATGGCCGCCTGA
- a CDS encoding lipopolysaccharide assembly protein LapB: MAENDKHRARIFLHRGDLVQARVAWEAAVKDDRLTGTQRELSNSLGNLGNTYALAGELEKADACYKEVLAIQRSEQDPHAIAHTLVNLGNLYIGADRPEKARPYYLEALDLLKPLNDHRALGILYHNLAMEEARQHQWDESIRLFTQALDSHRVVGNEEGLAGTYSQLGKTFLDSGRTVEAERCFNNASEHFIKLGNPAGEAAVLRELAELYEQRQDTVAAIRCVERLHHLALGTGRAPADADRERLARLRAARS; encoded by the coding sequence ATGGCTGAGAACGACAAACACCGCGCACGCATTTTTCTCCATCGTGGCGATCTCGTCCAGGCACGCGTCGCCTGGGAGGCGGCCGTCAAGGACGACCGCCTGACCGGGACCCAGCGTGAACTCTCGAACAGCCTCGGCAACCTCGGCAACACCTATGCCTTGGCCGGCGAATTGGAGAAGGCCGACGCCTGCTACAAAGAAGTGCTGGCGATCCAACGTAGCGAGCAGGATCCCCACGCCATCGCCCATACTCTCGTCAATCTCGGCAACCTGTACATCGGCGCCGACCGGCCCGAAAAGGCCCGTCCTTACTATCTGGAAGCCCTCGATCTTCTCAAACCGCTCAACGACCATCGCGCCCTCGGCATCCTCTACCACAACCTGGCCATGGAAGAGGCCCGGCAGCACCAATGGGATGAGTCCATCCGGTTGTTCACGCAAGCGCTGGACTCCCACCGGGTGGTCGGCAACGAAGAAGGCCTGGCCGGCACCTATAGTCAGCTGGGAAAGACCTTCCTCGACAGCGGCCGCACGGTAGAGGCCGAACGATGTTTCAACAATGCCTCCGAGCATTTCATCAAGCTCGGCAATCCGGCCGGCGAGGCGGCGGTCCTCCGGGAACTGGCCGAACTCTATGAACAACGACAGGATACGGTCGCGGCCATCCGTTGTGTAGAACGGCTGCACCATCTGGCGCTGGGAACCGGACGCGCGCCCGCTGACGCGGACCGCGAACGGCTCGCCAGACTCCGGGCCGCCCGTAGCTGA
- a CDS encoding sigma-70 family RNA polymerase sigma factor produces MPYSDPENCARAQADCMEAASRQAASTIDPKLLARVAKGDQQAFGQLYDQSSTLLFTLAYRILNDRDEAAELLQEVYLEVWRKIAKYDVGRGSPIAWLVTLTRSRAIDRLRARASRGQHVVADSFEHPLVSRTPDVSPNPYEAREDTELRQLMAKAILELPLPQQQAIEMAFYQGLTHTEIAAKLNQPLGTVKTRIKLAMAKLRASLQQTLPQGEGV; encoded by the coding sequence GTGCCCTATTCCGATCCGGAGAATTGCGCCCGCGCCCAGGCCGACTGCATGGAAGCTGCCTCCCGACAAGCTGCATCGACGATCGACCCCAAACTCCTGGCCCGTGTGGCCAAGGGTGATCAACAGGCATTCGGCCAACTGTACGATCAATCGAGCACCCTGCTCTTTACCCTCGCGTACCGCATCTTGAATGACCGCGATGAGGCTGCAGAGTTACTTCAGGAGGTCTACCTGGAGGTATGGCGCAAAATCGCCAAATACGATGTCGGCCGTGGAAGCCCGATCGCCTGGCTGGTGACACTCACCCGCAGTCGAGCCATCGACCGGCTCCGTGCACGAGCATCGCGCGGGCAACATGTCGTCGCCGATTCGTTCGAACATCCCCTGGTTTCGCGCACACCCGACGTCAGCCCGAATCCGTACGAAGCCCGGGAGGATACCGAGCTGCGTCAGCTGATGGCAAAGGCCATCCTCGAGCTGCCGCTGCCGCAGCAACAGGCCATCGAGATGGCGTTTTATCAGGGCCTGACTCACACGGAGATTGCCGCCAAGCTGAACCAGCCGCTGGGGACGGTGAAGACACGCATCAAACTAGCGATGGCCAAGCTCCGCGCATCGTTGCAGCAGACATTGCCGCAGGGTGAGGGGGTATGA
- a CDS encoding VIT1/CCC1 transporter family protein, with product MPVTPHIEKHFTATATVRDIVIGMADGLTVPFALAAGLSGAVASSGLVVTAGLAEIAAGSIAMGLGGYLVAKTDLEHYASERLRELRETQHIPEREAEEVSEIFRGYGLRDEQIAPLIETLQANPTQWVDFMMRFELGLEEPDPTRARISAWTIALSYVVGGLIPLLPYMVFSDIHTALWWSVAVTPVALFVFGYVKSGFTGVPPWRGGFQTVLVGGLAAAAAFGIARLLG from the coding sequence ATGCCCGTGACTCCTCATATTGAAAAACACTTCACCGCCACCGCGACGGTCCGCGATATCGTCATCGGTATGGCCGACGGGTTGACGGTGCCCTTTGCGTTGGCGGCCGGCCTCTCCGGCGCGGTGGCTTCATCCGGCCTGGTGGTCACAGCCGGGTTAGCCGAGATCGCGGCCGGCTCGATTGCCATGGGCTTGGGTGGGTATCTCGTGGCAAAGACGGATCTGGAACATTACGCGTCTGAGCGCCTGCGGGAGTTGCGGGAGACGCAGCATATTCCGGAACGGGAGGCCGAAGAAGTGTCCGAGATTTTTCGCGGCTATGGTTTGCGCGATGAACAGATTGCTCCGTTGATTGAGACACTTCAGGCCAATCCGACGCAGTGGGTCGATTTCATGATGCGGTTTGAGCTGGGGCTCGAGGAGCCTGATCCGACGCGCGCGCGGATCAGCGCCTGGACGATCGCGCTGTCCTATGTGGTCGGCGGACTTATTCCGCTGCTGCCCTACATGGTGTTCTCCGATATTCACACCGCGCTCTGGTGGTCGGTGGCGGTGACTCCCGTGGCTCTGTTTGTATTCGGCTACGTGAAAAGCGGGTTTACCGGCGTACCGCCTTGGCGCGGCGGGTTCCAAACCGTGCTGGTCGGCGGACTAGCTGCGGCGGCCGCTTTCGGAATCGCCCGCCTGCTCGGTTGA
- a CDS encoding thioredoxin family protein: MAVESFMLSLGTSAPAFTLRDVVSGEVYQLDSFAGSSALLVMFICRHCPYVVHVEQELAGIGRDYQGTGLGMIAISSNDPKSYPDDAPPRLKEMAERLAFTFPFCCDDTQEVAKAYRAACTPDFFLFDRYRRLVYRGQLDDSRPGNNKPVTGRDLRAAIDAVLGGKPVNPSQKASVGCSIKWRPGNAPV; this comes from the coding sequence ATGGCCGTCGAGTCGTTCATGCTGTCGCTGGGCACGAGTGCGCCTGCGTTTACGTTACGCGATGTGGTGAGCGGTGAGGTGTATCAACTCGACTCCTTCGCCGGCTCATCCGCCTTGTTGGTGATGTTCATCTGCCGCCATTGCCCCTATGTGGTGCATGTGGAGCAGGAACTCGCCGGGATCGGGCGGGACTATCAGGGCACGGGCCTCGGGATGATCGCGATCAGCAGCAACGATCCGAAGTCGTATCCGGACGACGCGCCCCCGCGACTGAAGGAGATGGCCGAGCGGCTCGCGTTCACCTTTCCGTTCTGTTGTGATGACACGCAGGAGGTGGCGAAGGCCTACCGGGCTGCCTGCACGCCGGACTTTTTCCTGTTCGATCGGTATCGGCGGCTGGTGTATCGCGGCCAACTGGACGACTCACGCCCCGGCAACAACAAGCCGGTCACCGGTCGAGACCTCCGTGCTGCGATCGATGCCGTGCTGGGCGGAAAGCCTGTGAATCCCAGCCAAAAAGCCAGCGTCGGCTGCAGTATCAAGTGGAGGCCCGGCAACGCGCCGGTTTAG
- a CDS encoding tetratricopeptide repeat protein, translating to MDISAFRQMVEKNPKGFLGRYGLGNKILQEGGSVEEAAEHLTVATQLDPTHVASHLALGRALVTLGKKEEAKPVLKAGIDAAVSGRSNGGVDLVPELQQLLRTLG from the coding sequence ATGGATATCAGCGCGTTTCGCCAAATGGTTGAGAAAAACCCGAAAGGATTCCTGGGTCGCTACGGCCTAGGCAATAAGATTTTGCAGGAAGGCGGCAGCGTCGAAGAAGCCGCGGAGCACCTCACGGTCGCCACCCAACTGGATCCGACGCATGTGGCGTCGCACCTCGCCCTCGGACGCGCCCTCGTCACACTGGGCAAGAAGGAAGAGGCCAAACCTGTCTTGAAGGCCGGGATCGACGCAGCCGTCTCCGGGCGATCCAACGGCGGTGTGGATCTGGTGCCGGAACTGCAACAACTCTTGAGGACGCTCGGGTAG
- a CDS encoding endonuclease/exonuclease/phosphatase family protein → MRIVSWNCNGALRKKLPQLLSLNADIYIIQECESPEGSIDSSYKDWANGSLWVGSNKHRGLGVFSCSARLAMLDWDSNGLESFLPFTIDNKITVLAVWTRHANSPTFRYIGQLWKYLQAHKTRVENRRMIICGDLNSNACWDVWDRWWNHSDVVRELSSIGLESVYHHYTGEQQGKETQPTFFMHRKVARPYHIDYAFASADLFQSSEISIGRADEWLAFSDHMPLVLDIACV, encoded by the coding sequence ATGAGAATTGTCAGCTGGAATTGCAATGGCGCACTTCGTAAAAAGCTCCCACAGCTTCTCTCGCTCAATGCTGATATCTATATTATTCAAGAATGCGAAAGCCCAGAGGGCTCGATAGACAGCTCATATAAGGATTGGGCTAACGGTTCATTGTGGGTTGGGAGTAATAAACACAGAGGGTTGGGAGTATTTTCGTGCAGCGCACGTCTGGCCATGCTCGACTGGGACAGCAACGGACTTGAGTCATTCCTTCCTTTTACTATCGACAACAAGATCACAGTATTGGCGGTTTGGACCCGCCACGCTAATTCGCCGACGTTCCGCTACATCGGTCAATTGTGGAAATACCTTCAAGCACACAAGACAAGGGTTGAGAACCGCCGCATGATCATCTGCGGAGACCTCAACAGCAACGCATGCTGGGACGTCTGGGATCGGTGGTGGAATCACAGTGATGTCGTGAGGGAGCTGTCCTCAATCGGCCTCGAGAGCGTCTACCACCATTACACCGGCGAGCAGCAGGGGAAGGAAACACAACCCACCTTTTTTATGCACCGGAAGGTTGCTCGGCCCTACCACATCGACTATGCATTTGCTTCCGCCGATTTGTTTCAATCCTCCGAAATTTCAATCGGCAGAGCCGATGAATGGCTGGCCTTCAGTGACCACATGCCCTTAGTGCTCGATATCGCTTGCGTCTAA